The following are encoded together in the uncultured Sphaerochaeta sp. genome:
- a CDS encoding MFS transporter: MIQRRYRRNIPLSYGFTALMNLSFTHGLWMMYLASKGFSLVQLGLLEAIFHVTSFLMEVPTGSVADIWGRKVSRLSGRLFGALSLAIMFLAPTFPLQVLGFICSALGYNLESGAGDALLYDSLLLDGREASYLQVKGFDELLYQTCSVVAFLVGGLLATLNYGYAFTLTILTNLLAFLLALFFKEPEIEKDPISGLFSGILNSLKTQIFSSVKVFRETPRIAFLIVFSESLFAFMISLFFYLQNFWSDQGYLPDAIGYAYAAHALLAAFFSLNAHRIERKINEKGILVACPIFLALCLWGIALTPFTMAFYVLLGCMEGLLAPTISSYLNKLIPSKFRATILSFQSMAYSLFMIMIFPLVGLIGGIHSLLLSFTLMAIAATLLVFAYIWVLIRKR; the protein is encoded by the coding sequence GGATGATGTATCTTGCGTCAAAAGGTTTCTCCTTGGTGCAGCTCGGTCTCTTGGAGGCAATCTTCCATGTTACCAGTTTTCTGATGGAAGTTCCCACAGGTTCGGTTGCCGACATCTGGGGGAGAAAAGTAAGCCGCCTCTCGGGTAGGTTGTTCGGTGCTCTAAGCCTTGCCATCATGTTTCTTGCCCCTACCTTCCCTCTACAGGTGCTGGGGTTCATCTGCAGTGCATTGGGGTATAATCTCGAGTCCGGGGCAGGGGATGCCTTGCTCTATGACTCATTGTTGCTCGATGGGAGGGAGGCTTCCTATTTACAAGTAAAAGGCTTTGATGAACTGCTCTATCAAACATGCTCAGTGGTTGCATTCCTGGTGGGTGGATTGCTTGCCACGCTCAATTACGGTTATGCATTCACGCTTACCATCCTGACCAACCTCCTTGCCTTCCTGCTGGCACTATTTTTTAAGGAGCCCGAGATTGAGAAGGATCCAATAAGTGGACTATTCTCCGGAATCCTGAACTCCTTGAAGACCCAGATTTTCTCCAGCGTGAAGGTATTCAGGGAAACACCTCGTATTGCCTTCCTAATTGTCTTCAGTGAGTCCTTGTTCGCTTTCATGATCAGTCTCTTCTTCTACTTGCAGAACTTCTGGAGTGATCAAGGGTATCTCCCTGATGCCATTGGCTATGCTTATGCAGCCCACGCCTTGTTGGCCGCATTCTTCTCTCTCAATGCCCATCGCATCGAGAGAAAGATCAATGAGAAAGGAATCCTTGTTGCCTGTCCCATCTTTCTAGCACTCTGCTTGTGGGGGATTGCCCTCACGCCATTCACCATGGCTTTCTATGTCCTTCTTGGTTGTATGGAGGGCTTGTTGGCTCCTACAATCAGCAGCTATTTGAACAAGCTCATACCCTCCAAGTTCCGGGCTACCATTCTGAGTTTCCAGAGCATGGCATACAGCCTGTTCATGATCATGATCTTCCCCTTGGTTGGCCTGATCGGAGGCATCCATTCCCTTTTGCTCTCATTCACCTTGATGGCAATAGCGGCAACACTCTTGGTTTTTGCCTATATCTGGGTCCTAATACGCAAGCGATAA